The Candidatus Methylomirabilota bacterium genomic interval CAGGAGCTCGGGGAACGCGCCCGCGCGAGGCTAGGAAGGCAGGAAACCGTGGATCAGGAACTGCCGCCTTTGGGCTCGCCCTCCTTGGCGGCGGGCTGGGCCTCGGGCTCGTCCGTGCCCTTCTTGAACTCGCGAATCGCCTGCCCGAGCGAGCGACCCAGCTCCGGAATCTTCGCGCCGCCGAAGAGGACGAGGGCGATGAGGAGAATGACGATCAGCTCCTGCGCTCCCAGACCAAACATGGTGGGCTCCTTTGACGGAAATCCGTCCACGCCGACGGTCGGCCACGCGTGGCCAGCCTACGCCTCGGCCGGAGACCGTGTCAAACTCGCGGGTACCCATGCAGGCGTTTCTTGGCGGCCGGGCCCCCCGGTTGCTAGGCTGGCCGCAGCCGGCCTACCGCCCCCCACACCCGGGACTCCAAGGGAGACGCCCATGAACATCCTGGTGCCGGACATCGCCGTGGCGGAG includes:
- the tatA gene encoding twin-arginine translocase TatA/TatE family subunit; the encoded protein is MFGLGAQELIVILLIALVLFGGAKIPELGRSLGQAIREFKKGTDEPEAQPAAKEGEPKGGSS